In one window of Microbacterium sp. PM5 DNA:
- a CDS encoding MarR family transcriptional regulator, producing MDARDDLLKLENQLCFALVTAARNVVSIYRPVLDPLGLTHPQYLVMLALWEHSPRSLGELAEELAMEPATLSPLVKRLEAQGRVSRTRRTDDERVLDIALTADGTSLRARALDVPAQIMARVGMDADQLAALRDGLAPFAGRRPD from the coding sequence ATGGATGCGCGCGACGATCTGCTGAAGCTCGAGAACCAGCTGTGCTTCGCTCTCGTGACGGCCGCACGCAACGTCGTCTCCATCTATCGTCCTGTCCTCGATCCCCTCGGCCTGACGCACCCGCAGTACCTCGTGATGCTCGCCCTCTGGGAGCACTCGCCGCGCTCGCTGGGTGAGCTCGCGGAGGAGCTTGCGATGGAACCGGCCACCCTGTCGCCGCTCGTCAAGCGCCTTGAGGCGCAGGGGCGGGTCAGTCGCACGCGCCGCACTGACGACGAGCGGGTGCTGGATATCGCGCTCACCGCCGACGGCACGTCTCTGCGGGCGCGGGCTCTCGACGTGCCGGCGCAGATCATGGCGAGAGTCGGGATGGATGCCGACCAACTTGCGGCACTGCGCGACGGTCTCGCCCCCTTCGCCGGCCGTCGGCCGGACTGA